CCTCTcgtcccaacccccccgcccccctcgtcccagcccccctgcccccctcgtcCCCGCCCCCCTCGTCCCAGCCCCCACTGCCCCTGTcgtcccaccaccccgcccccgctgttccaccaccccgcccccgccgtcccatcccctcccgcccccgccgtcccaccaccactcccactcccacccccacccccaccccccccaccgtcccaacccccccgcccccgccgtcccacccccactcccactcccaaccccccgcccccgccgtcccaccccccccgcccccaccactccccccaaccccccccgcccccgccactccccccaactcccaccccccgcccccgtcatcccacccccccgcccctcgccccccgccccccgccccccgcccccgtcatccccccctgcccccgtcaTCCCCGCCCCCgtcacccccacaccacccccctcccccaccctcccccacccactactTTCGTTGTCGTTCCCTGAGACCAATGCTCCTTAACCACTGATCCTGGGCCCTGGAGATTTTGGTCTTTGAATCCATTCTGGGGAGAATGTTCTTGGACTCACCTGTTCACTGCTGCTCTGTGACCCACCCAGTATCATCCTCACCTTCCTAAGTGTATCTGGACTGTTGAATGTCTTTGGAAAATTATTTGATTTAATAACTTCAGTTAGGTACTTGAACATTGATGTTAATGTCATTGGTTTATGAAGCATGCAGTACATAGAATTCAACATTATCAGAAAGACAGGACTTGCAATCAAACTTGATATCTTAGGCCCTCACAATTTCAAATACTCATAACAAATGGTCAGTTTTATACATTCCTCACCCAATAAACAACAGGCAGCACAGGTTTTGGAGTTGGTCCAAAGCTCGGTTGAAGAGGGGAAATGTGAAATAGAAAGCTGAAGTGGGTtaggacaagtaatccagagcaTAGAGCCTCTGCAGTTGAAGGCATGACTGCTAATGGTGGGTGATGAAACTGGATGTGCAAGATGTAGATAGCCCAGAAGTattgggctggtggaggttaccgGATTAGGGAAAGGcgatggagagatttgaacactTAAATTTGAAATTAAGTATTTTCAGAATGAGAGCTAGTGTATGTCAatgagcacagaggtgatggatGAGTTTGGATACAAAACAATAGGGTTCCTTAACTAAGACAGCAAATGTATACAACTGAAATGGACATAGTTGTGACACCACAAATTGCATCTAAAGCAACTGTTTTTGGTGTTGGTGGCGTTTACAAAGCAGCAAGAGATTGAGTTCCTGACATGATCAGGAGGGCTGAGCTGTGAATTACCTCATCAGAGAGGCAGACCTTAAAATTGTCACCCAAGGGTCCAGAAATGAGAAATGACACCCTCCACATTCTAACGTGCAAGTAACATCACCAAAGTGACCAAATACAATGAGATCTCTGAAACTGGAAATGATGTGACCGAGTCTTGGATTTGAGGATCAGTTGATCAATTTTAGAGATTTTTCCCaacaacaaaatgctggaaacacaggTTCAATGAATTTGGTTTGAAATGtgtgtaaatgtgtcactgtggaaGTGACCTGGTAAAAGGACACTGTTCCAGCCTCATAGTCCAACAGAACTCGGATCCTGCTCTGAGATGGAAACTCTTGGATGAATATGGGCTGGTAATTGTGACAGGCTCTGAGAAAATTACCACCATAAAAGCATAAACCCCATGAGTTGCTGTTGTTACCAAGATGTGAGTTTAGTCCTTCCCTCTCCATGTTCCCACACACAATACCTATTCTCCAATAATCCCCACTTGTCTTCACATCCCAGGAAAGGGATCCGGAAGAGAAACTCTGAGTGCAGAGAACTTGGGGATGGTGTTTAAACCTCTCAGGGTGAGGTAGGTAGGGCTGTTTCTGTTCAGTCCACGTTGCTGATCTCAGATcatcagacagaatcaagttgcagttTGCTGTATTTGCATCCAGGGTCAATGACCTTTTCCCTAGAGTGGTGAGAAGAGAGTGGTCAGACAGAGTTATTCCACTCAGATCGATCGTTGACTGCTGTAGGGTAGCAGTGTCAGTATTTCCTCGACAttgtcagcccatattacctgttAGATTGAAAGTCATTTATTAAAACTGGGAAAATACAATCAGAATCTTCGCTAATTTAGCAGTGTGTGGGTCTGAAGTGCTGTATGTTCTGCGAACAGCGCAGTGAGACCTAGCAATCAGTTTAATCACATGTTTCCCACAGACACAATCGCTGAAATTCTACTGCCTCgccgccacagaattggagcaggcgagtggacaacggaaatgcccattgatctcgggtgggaatttctggtctcgctcgagtgagaccataaaatcccgcccatcgggTACAGCTCCACAATCTCAGCATAATGGAATACACAGCTGACAGGAGTGTGTTCTTCCCTATTACTTTCTCAGCCCGAGTAGTTTGATTAAAGCTTCCATCAGTTTACACATAGTCGTGAAGATTTATCTGATACTCCCTCCATCTGTACATAAGCTATTTATCCTTGTTCGTTCTGAAGTCACCCAACATCCACTCCAGCTTTGGGTGTGACACAGACCAATTCAGAGCTATGAGGAAGGTACAGGTGCAGGGGTTTGATTCCCAAATCCCTCATACTGAACGCTGTTTCTTCATTCAGAgttaaatagaaacagaaaatgtgagGGTTAAATAGAAATTAAAATCAGTATGAAGGTTGCGTAAGAGTATAAACAAACCTTGGGATATTCCTGCTCCCCTGATGATCCCAGTTGACAGCTGGAGAATGTTTTCTGGTACATGGGCTGCCCCAGGGGAGCTGTGAGTGGGAGGAGTTACATCTGATGGCTCCCTGTATTTGGTGAAAGATGGCACTGTAAATAAAGCACATAGTGACTTGGAATTTTAGCACAGGTGAGGTCTAGCCACCTTCATATTGCTCAGTGGTGGGTTATATATTCCATGCTTTTATATTCCTATGTTACAATAGTGACTTCACATGTAAAGATCTTTGCATTGATCGAAGGTTGTGAAAGGCAATATtcaaattttgtttctttttactttGCTTTATAATGAAGTTAACACTCCTGAGATGGATGGGGgacactctgacagtgtctctgacaccCTGCCCCACACCTGACTGGTGTGTGAGGTGTCACTAGGGATTATGCTCAGGCTCCTGATTTGATATTAAAGAACAGTAcatgacaggaacaggcccttcagccctccaagcctgcaccggtcatgatgcctgcctgaattaaaaccgtatgcacttatggagtctatATCCTtcctttcccatcctattcatgcattcatctagatgctccttaaatgctgctatcgtacctgctcctgcAACCTCCCCAGggagtgcgttccagacattcaccaccctctgtgtaaaaagcacttgcctcgcacatctcctcaacTTTTTCTcatgcactttaaacctatgtgcCCTAGTACTtggcttttctaccctaggaaagagcatctgaacatccactctgtccatgccactcataatcttgtaaacctctatcaggtcgtccctcaacctccgttgttacAGTGAGAACAaaatgagtttatccaacctctcctcatagctaataccctccagaccaggcaacattcttgtaaacctcttctgtaccctctccaaagcatcatatccttctggtactgtggtaaccagaattgtacgcaatattccaaatgaggcctaactaaggttcagtACAGCTGCCAATTCAatacatgacctgccaatttttaaactcaatgccctggccaatgaaggcaagcatgccgtttgccttcttgactaccttatccaccggCGCTGTCACTTTCAGTGGTTggtggacatgtatgcccagatctctctgccagtcaatactcctaagtatttaaatacatttactgtataattcctacatgcgttGGAccgtccaaaatgcattacctcacatgtgTCTGGATTaaccttcatctgccatttctccgcccaagtctccaaccggtctatatcttgctgtatcctctgacaatcctcttcactatccgcaactccaccaatttgtgtgtcgtctgcaaacttactaatcagaccagctacacttccctccaatcatttatatatactacgaacaataAAGGTcgcagaactgatccctgtggaacaccgttagtcacagccttccattcagaaaagcacccctctactgctaccctctgtcttctatggccaagtcagttctctatccatcttgccagctctcctctgatcacgtgtgacttcacctttcataccagtctgccatgaggtaccttgccagtggctttactgaagtccatgtatacaacatccactgcctttccctcatctatcagctTCATCACTCCCTTGAAAAACAcgatcaagttaatgagacacaacctccccttcacaaaaccatgctgtctatcactaataagtcaatttgtttccaaatgtgagtaaatcctatccctaagaatcttttccaataatttccctcccactgatgtaaggctcaacggcctataatttcctagatTGTCCCTGCTGCTCTTcttgaacaatggaacaacattggctattctccagtcttctggaacttcacctgtagacctaaaaagaggccaatgagattacaaagatttctgtcaaggccccagcaatttcctcccttgcctccctctgtattctggggtagatcccaacaagccctggggacttatttaatgctttttaaggtgctcaacaccacctcctctttgatatcgacatgacctGAAATATTTGCACACCCTACCCTAGGTTCCTCATCCgccaagtccctctctttggtgaatacagaggcaaaatattcatttagtatcttggccatttcctctgcttccatgcatagattccctcaggGATATTCCCAGCTCTCTGACCACAACCAACCAACCTGCTCTCAGTCCCTTTTATTGGAAAAAAAGCTGCATGTTCTTACTGATAATTTTCAATATATTTGAgtggtacttttccaattcactcAGCCTCTTCTGGATATGTTGAGATACATTGGACAGGTTCAGGGTGAGCACTGGAACATCTAGGTCTGTGACTCTCTGAGTCTCAGTCAGTCTGTAATTTAAGAGGAAAGAATGTTTTTATCAGTGGGGGCCATTTCAGATCAGAAACCCAAAGAGGAACAAGTAGTGCAACAACCTGCACCCCATCTATTGCTCAGACCGATACCCTGCAGTAACCCATCCTGAAAATGGCAGAATCCCAGGATTTACCTCCTTCCTGCATTCACACCGATCTCCACGTGCAGTGAGATCCTGGTTGGCTGCCACTGCAGTTCAGTTTGTGACTTTCAAAGCTGCTTGTGTTCAGTCCAGTTTCTGTACTGGAGACTCACTTTTCTACTATTACTAATG
The Mustelus asterias chromosome 16, sMusAst1.hap1.1, whole genome shotgun sequence DNA segment above includes these coding regions:
- the LOC144505248 gene encoding E3 ubiquitin/ISG15 ligase TRIM25-like — encoded protein: MENSQAPAGLSQVMCDYCIDDLTAAAKTCLKCESSFCDRHLQPHLHKKTFSGHILTEPVSDLSSWQCPDHKEFLQFYCKDDAECVCSCCIIIGKHKSHILLSLDQIQGAIKEELNREIKKLWGVLQNCSSKQQDLERIEAEIKTQINELKGKLSENFSEWKRKLDEDEESSLKLIDEEAHQVLSQIRSCSETLNKRMEQITLIDGETQSLVQRDCLSLIQNSKQLLSRLTETQRVTDLDVPVLTLNLSNVSQHIQKRLSELEKYHSNILKIIMPSFTKYREPSDVTPPTHSSPGAAHVPENILQLSTGIIRGAGISQGKRSLTLDANTANCNLILSDDLRSATWTEQKQPYLPHPERFKHHPQVLCTQSFSSGSLSWDVKTSGDYWRIGIVCGNMEREGLNSHLGNNSNSWGLCFYGGNFLRACHNYQPIFIQEFPSQSRIRVLLDYEAGTVSFYQVTSTVTHLHTFQTKFIEPVFPAFCCWEKSLKLIN